One genomic segment of Candidatus Binataceae bacterium includes these proteins:
- a CDS encoding isocitrate lyase/phosphoenolpyruvate mutase family protein — translation MNQSQIAKAQAFQQLHHASKILVLLNCWDAASARVFELAGAPAVATTSSGLAAANGYPDGQHITRDRLFDAVRRVTRVVNVPLTVDLETGYGSTAADVCETVRAVVDAGAIGMNIEDATEPPVVLADKIKGVRELANRIGLRFFVNARTDVYLRRLGAEDGRFDETIRRIKTYATAGADGAFVPGVTDSATIRRIAKESPLPLNVMLAPGLPPAPELQGLGVARLSIGGAAAFAALSLARKIAQELLTTGTYDAFTSNPPIPHPEVMKMFSAQ, via the coding sequence ATGAACCAATCCCAAATCGCAAAAGCCCAAGCATTCCAGCAACTTCATCATGCGAGCAAAATTCTCGTTCTCCTCAATTGCTGGGACGCTGCCAGTGCCCGAGTCTTCGAACTCGCAGGCGCCCCCGCCGTTGCCACCACCAGCTCCGGACTCGCCGCCGCAAACGGCTACCCCGATGGCCAGCACATCACGCGCGACCGTCTCTTCGATGCAGTCCGTCGCGTCACGCGCGTGGTCAACGTTCCGCTCACCGTTGACCTCGAAACCGGCTATGGAAGCACCGCGGCCGACGTCTGTGAAACCGTGCGCGCCGTCGTCGACGCGGGCGCGATCGGCATGAACATCGAGGACGCGACGGAGCCGCCGGTTGTCCTCGCTGACAAAATCAAGGGTGTCCGCGAGTTGGCGAATAGAATCGGCCTCCGATTTTTTGTCAATGCCCGCACCGATGTGTATCTGCGCCGCCTGGGCGCAGAAGACGGCCGTTTCGATGAAACCATCCGCCGCATCAAAACCTACGCCACCGCGGGCGCGGACGGTGCTTTTGTCCCTGGAGTGACGGACTCGGCAACCATCAGGCGCATAGCAAAGGAGTCTCCCTTGCCGCTGAACGTGATGCTCGCCCCTGGTCTGCCTCCCGCGCCAGAGCTCCAGGGTCTCGGAGTCGCGCGCCTCAGCATCGGTGGCGCCGCTGCATTTGCCGCCCTGTCATTAGCAAGGAAAATCGCCCAGGAGCTCCTTACCACCGGCACCTACGATGCGTTCACCTCAAACCCTCCGATCCCGCATCCCGAGGTAATGAAAATGTTCAGCGCCCAATGA
- a CDS encoding DUF1272 domain-containing protein yields MGKLDTSPEQVMASLFAGLSRHEQMALLGRLESTGAGLYRAWAAHEQNFKAREALLKAATREEENGGLLRLMTTAKESCEKCGKPLPVRSDAHVCSFQCTFCPDCASAMNQTCPNCGGVLAPAS; encoded by the coding sequence TTGGGCAAACTCGACACCTCGCCGGAACAGGTCATGGCGTCACTGTTCGCGGGCCTCTCTCGCCACGAGCAAATGGCCCTGCTCGGCCGGCTGGAATCGACCGGTGCCGGACTCTATCGTGCGTGGGCTGCCCACGAGCAGAACTTCAAAGCTCGCGAAGCTCTCCTCAAGGCCGCCACCCGCGAGGAAGAGAATGGCGGACTACTGCGCCTGATGACCACCGCAAAAGAAAGCTGCGAGAAGTGTGGCAAACCTCTACCGGTCCGCTCAGACGCGCACGTCTGCTCGTTCCAGTGCACTTTCTGCCCAGACTGCGCGAGCGCCATGAATCAAACCTGTCCAAACTGCGGTGGCGTTCTCGCCCCCGCCTCCTAG
- a CDS encoding PaaI family thioesterase, translated as MDELTSIQNNPLPFSELLGVKFLGASPERVTAELLVRKELCTNPEVLHGGALMALADTLGAYATLVNLKDGQGTTTIESKTNFLAPAPVGTTVRAECAAIHRGRRTMVWQTRVTAADGRLLAIVTQTQMVLEARS; from the coding sequence ATGGATGAGTTGACCAGTATCCAGAACAATCCGCTGCCCTTCTCTGAACTACTCGGCGTCAAGTTCCTTGGCGCGTCACCCGAGCGGGTGACCGCGGAATTGCTGGTGCGCAAGGAGTTGTGCACCAACCCCGAGGTGTTGCATGGCGGCGCACTCATGGCGCTGGCGGACACGCTCGGCGCGTACGCGACTCTCGTCAATCTGAAAGACGGGCAGGGCACCACTACCATCGAGTCCAAAACCAATTTTCTCGCTCCTGCTCCGGTGGGAACCACCGTGAGAGCGGAATGCGCCGCGATTCATCGCGGTCGGCGCACCATGGTGTGGCAGACGCGGGTCACTGCTGCGGATGGACGCCTGCTTGCGATTGTCACGCAGACACAGATGGTGCTCGAAGCAAGATCGTAG
- a CDS encoding carboxyl transferase domain-containing protein, translated as MLSKNLLVANRGEIAIRVMRAAAELGISTVAVFSEDDAQSLHTRKADDARALRGKGAAAYLDIEQLIAVAQAAKCDAIHPGYGFLSENGAFARRCSEAGITFIGPRPEVLDLFGDKVRARTLADHAGIPLLRGTAGATTLSEAKTFFGSLGPDASIMIKAVAGGGGRGIRAVHRAEDIDEAFKRCQSEARAAFGIGDVYVEQLMPRARHIEVQILGDNAGHVSHLWERECSVQRQNQKIVEIAPSPSLAPMLRDEIISAALKLAKEGHYNNLGTFEFLIDATVDGGGSFAFIEANARLQVEHTVTEQVTGVDLVQSQFQLAAGKSLAQLGLEQKNVPKPRGFAIQTRINMESMRPDGTAKPSGGTLTAFEPPSGPGLRVDTFAYVGYTTNSNFDSLLAKLIAHSPSPDFSDVVKRAYRALCEFKVEGVSTSLGFLQSLLSHPDFAANRLYTRFIDDHIAQLNGTSGSVHRRLFFERGAAPRLAGARIDTRDPLAVLHHGKSGETAVVGQDAPLAAAPRNDIAVPAGMVAISAPMQGTIVSIDVMEGDLVHREQQLFVMEAMKMEHVIRAEVSGAVRQILVAVGDAIFEGHPLALIEEAEVQVSAAAEQKQIDLDHIRADLSEVHERHLLGMDESRPDAVARRRKTDQRTARENVTDLCDSGTFVEYGPIVIAAQRRRRTVEDLVKNTPADGMLAGIGRINGDLFEDSRAQCIVMSYDYTVLAGTQGQQNHRKKDRMFEIAMKSRLPVVFFTEGGGGRPGDTDGVGVAGLDCMAFAYWGKLSGLVPMVGINSGRCFAGNAAILGCCDVVIATRNSNIGMGGPAMIEGGGLGIFRPEEVGPVEVQVRNGVIDLPVENEREAVQVARKYLSYFQGSIEGWSCADQRLLRGLIPENRLRIYDVRKVIETLADTGSVLEVRRHFGHGMVTALVRIEGRPLGVIANNPTYLAGAIESNGADKAARFMQLCDAYDIPILFLCDTPGIMVGPEIEKTGLVRHASRMFVVGASLTVPFFTIVLRKGYGLGAQAMAGGSFKAPLFTVAWPTGEFGGMGLEGAVKLGYRKELAAVEDPDQRKALFDEMVDRMYKHGKAVNTASTFEIDDVIDPLESRKWIMTALQSAPPPPPRSGKKRPCIDTW; from the coding sequence ATGCTTTCGAAGAACCTGCTGGTCGCCAATCGTGGCGAAATTGCGATTCGTGTCATGCGCGCCGCAGCAGAACTGGGCATTTCCACTGTCGCGGTTTTTTCAGAGGATGATGCTCAATCACTGCACACGCGAAAGGCCGATGATGCGCGCGCGCTGCGGGGCAAAGGTGCCGCGGCTTACCTTGATATCGAGCAGCTAATCGCGGTCGCTCAGGCCGCCAAATGCGACGCGATCCATCCTGGCTACGGATTTCTGAGCGAGAATGGCGCCTTCGCACGTCGATGCTCCGAAGCCGGAATCACTTTCATCGGTCCGCGCCCCGAAGTCCTCGACCTGTTCGGTGACAAAGTCCGGGCGCGCACCCTCGCCGACCACGCGGGCATTCCGCTGCTGCGCGGTACCGCGGGCGCGACAACCCTCAGCGAGGCCAAGACCTTTTTCGGGTCACTCGGCCCGGACGCGTCCATCATGATCAAGGCGGTTGCCGGTGGCGGGGGCCGCGGCATCCGCGCGGTTCATCGCGCCGAAGATATCGACGAGGCTTTCAAACGCTGCCAGTCCGAGGCACGCGCGGCATTCGGCATTGGAGATGTCTACGTCGAGCAGCTGATGCCGCGTGCGCGCCATATCGAGGTTCAGATTCTGGGTGACAACGCCGGTCACGTGAGCCACCTCTGGGAGCGCGAATGCAGCGTGCAGCGTCAGAACCAGAAGATCGTCGAAATCGCGCCAAGCCCGAGCCTCGCTCCCATGCTGCGCGATGAAATCATCTCTGCCGCGCTGAAGCTTGCCAAGGAAGGTCACTACAACAATCTTGGTACCTTCGAGTTTCTGATCGATGCGACCGTCGACGGCGGTGGATCCTTCGCCTTCATCGAAGCCAATGCGCGCCTGCAGGTAGAACACACGGTAACCGAGCAAGTCACGGGCGTCGACCTTGTGCAATCGCAGTTTCAGCTTGCGGCCGGAAAATCTCTAGCGCAGCTTGGCCTGGAGCAGAAAAACGTCCCCAAGCCGCGCGGATTTGCAATTCAGACGCGCATCAACATGGAATCGATGCGACCCGACGGGACCGCCAAGCCCTCCGGCGGAACGCTCACTGCATTCGAGCCGCCTTCGGGTCCCGGCCTTCGCGTCGATACCTTCGCCTATGTCGGCTACACGACCAATTCGAACTTCGATTCTTTGCTCGCGAAGCTGATCGCCCATTCGCCATCGCCCGATTTTTCCGACGTGGTGAAGCGAGCCTATCGTGCACTCTGCGAGTTTAAGGTCGAAGGGGTATCCACCAGCCTGGGCTTCCTGCAGAGCTTGCTCAGTCATCCGGATTTTGCGGCGAACCGTCTGTACACACGGTTCATCGACGATCACATCGCGCAACTGAACGGCACGTCGGGTTCTGTTCATCGCCGCCTATTCTTCGAACGCGGCGCCGCTCCGCGGCTCGCGGGTGCCAGAATCGATACCCGCGATCCGCTCGCCGTGCTCCATCACGGTAAGTCGGGCGAAACCGCCGTAGTCGGGCAGGATGCTCCGCTCGCCGCCGCTCCCCGCAACGACATCGCGGTCCCGGCGGGGATGGTCGCGATCTCGGCACCGATGCAGGGGACCATCGTTTCCATCGATGTCATGGAGGGCGATCTCGTGCACAGGGAGCAGCAGCTGTTCGTCATGGAAGCGATGAAGATGGAGCATGTGATTCGAGCTGAGGTCAGTGGTGCGGTGCGCCAGATTTTGGTCGCGGTCGGCGATGCCATCTTCGAAGGTCACCCGCTCGCACTCATCGAGGAAGCGGAGGTTCAGGTCTCCGCGGCGGCAGAGCAGAAGCAAATCGACCTCGATCACATCCGTGCCGACTTGTCAGAAGTGCACGAGCGGCATCTCCTCGGCATGGATGAGTCGCGGCCCGACGCGGTCGCGCGCCGGCGCAAGACCGACCAGCGCACCGCTCGCGAGAACGTCACCGACCTGTGCGACTCCGGAACCTTCGTCGAATATGGCCCAATCGTTATCGCGGCCCAACGCCGGCGCCGAACCGTCGAGGACCTGGTCAAGAACACGCCCGCTGACGGGATGCTCGCGGGCATCGGACGTATCAATGGGGACCTGTTCGAAGACTCGCGCGCGCAATGCATCGTGATGTCCTACGACTATACGGTGCTCGCGGGAACTCAGGGTCAGCAGAACCATCGCAAGAAAGATCGAATGTTCGAAATCGCGATGAAATCGCGGCTCCCGGTGGTCTTCTTCACAGAAGGCGGGGGCGGCCGCCCCGGCGATACCGATGGCGTCGGGGTGGCCGGGCTCGACTGCATGGCGTTTGCTTATTGGGGCAAGCTCAGTGGACTGGTCCCTATGGTCGGCATCAACTCCGGCAGATGTTTCGCGGGAAATGCGGCGATCCTCGGATGCTGCGACGTGGTGATCGCAACGCGCAATTCCAATATCGGGATGGGCGGTCCCGCGATGATCGAGGGCGGAGGGCTCGGCATCTTCCGTCCCGAGGAAGTCGGTCCCGTCGAGGTGCAGGTCCGGAACGGGGTCATCGACCTTCCGGTCGAGAACGAGCGCGAAGCGGTTCAGGTCGCGCGCAAGTATCTCTCTTATTTCCAAGGATCGATCGAGGGCTGGAGCTGCGCCGATCAAAGACTGCTCCGCGGACTCATTCCGGAGAATCGCCTTCGCATCTACGACGTCCGCAAAGTGATCGAGACGCTGGCCGACACCGGCTCGGTTCTCGAGGTCCGGCGTCACTTCGGGCACGGGATGGTCACCGCGCTGGTCAGAATCGAGGGACGGCCGCTCGGCGTAATCGCGAACAACCCCACCTATCTCGCCGGCGCGATCGAAAGCAACGGCGCCGACAAGGCGGCGCGCTTCATGCAGCTCTGCGATGCCTACGACATCCCGATTCTGTTCCTGTGCGACACGCCCGGAATCATGGTCGGACCGGAAATCGAAAAAACCGGTTTGGTGCGCCACGCCTCGCGAATGTTCGTTGTCGGTGCGAGCCTGACGGTCCCGTTTTTCACCATCGTGCTGCGCAAGGGTTACGGACTCGGCGCCCAGGCCATGGCGGGCGGCAGCTTCAAGGCGCCCTTGTTCACGGTCGCGTGGCCGACCGGAGAATTCGGCGGTATGGGGCTCGAGGGCGCGGTCAAACTCGGTTATCGCAAGGAACTCGCCGCGGTCGAGGATCCCGACCAGCGCAAGGCGCTGTTCGACGAGATGGTCGATCGGATGTACAAGCACGGTAAGGCGGTCAACACTGCCTCGACCTTCGAAATCGATGACGTCATCGATCCGCTCGAGTCGCGCAAGTGGATCATGACGGCTCTGCAATCAGCGCCGCCGCCCCCACCCCGCAGCGGTAAAAAGCGACCCTGCATCGACACCTGGTAA